A stretch of DNA from Streptomyces venezuelae:
GCAGACTGTCGGGGTTGCTCGGTTGAGTGCCGATGCTGCGCGCCTCCCGCCGGGAGGACCGGAAGCGAGTCCCACAGTACTCGTCGCCTTTATCTGCCCCTCGGGCAGCAATGGGGCGGACGTACGGGAATCTTCCGGGAAGCGTGGGCGGGGCCCTCACCAGGCACTCGGTGGGTGTTTCTCCCCCGAATCGTGGTCCGGGACGGATCGCAAACCCTCTGAGCAGGGAATTTCCGTATGGGAATTTTCTGTAGCGGGAGTGCGACACGCCCGACCGCGGGGGTCGGAGAGAAGCCGCGTGAGAGCGCAGCCGGCCGAGTACCAGAGCGTTGTTACTAGACAAAGGACTACTGAGTAGCCATGGCGGGACAGAAGATCCGCATCCGGCTCAAGGCCTACGACCACGAGGTCATCGACTCCTCGGCGAAGAAGATCGTCGAGACGGTGACCCGCACTGGTGCGTCGGTCGCGGGCCCGGTGCCGCTGCCCACTGAGAAGAACGTGTACTGCGTCATCAAGTCGCCGCACAAGTACAAGGACTCGCGCGAGCACTTCGAGATGCGCACGCACAAGCGCCTGATCGACATCCTCGACCCGACGCCCAAGACCGTTGACTCGCTGATGCGCCTGGACCTTCCGGCCGGCGTTGACATCGAGATCAAGCTCTGAGAGGCGACGCGAAGATGGCTAAGCAGATCAAGGGCGTCCTGGGCGAGAAGCTCGGCATGACCCAGGTCTGGGACGAGAACAACCGTGTCGTCCCGGTGACCGTCGTCAAGGCCGGGCCCTGTGTCGTTACCCAGGTCCGCACCAACGACATCGACGGCTACGAGTCGGTCCAGATCGCCTTCGGCGAGATCGACCCGCGCAAGGTGAACAAGCCCCTCAAGGGCCACTTCGCCAAGGCCGACGTGACCCCGCGCCGCCACCTGGTGGAGCTCCGTACCTCCGACGCCAGCGAGTACACGCTCGGCCAGGAGATCACTGCCGAGGTGTTCGAGTCCGGCGTCAAGGTTGACGTCACGGGCAAGAGCAAGGGCAAGGGCTTCGCCGGTGTCATGAAGCGCCACAACTTCCGCGGTCTGGGTGCCGGTCACGGTACGCAGCGCAAGCACCGCTCTCCCGGTTCCATCGGTGGCTGCGCCACCCCGGGCCGTGTGTTCAAGGGCCTCCGCATGGCTGGCCGTATGGGCAACGAGCGGGTCACCACCCAGAACCTGACCGTTCACGCCGTTGACGCGGAGAAGGGCCTGCTGCTCATCAAGGGCGCGGTTCCCGGTCCCAACGGCGGCCTGGTCCTGGTCCGCACTGCGGCCAAGGGGGCCTGAGGACTATGAGCACCATTGACATTCTGTCGCCCGCGGGCGACAAGACCGGGACCGTCGAGCTCCCGGCCGAGATCTTCGACGCCAAGGTCAGCGTTCCGCTGATCCACCAGGTCGTCGTCGCGCAGCTTGCTGCCGCCCGTCAGGGCACGCACAAGACGAAGACGCGTGGCGAGGTCCGTGGTGGTGGCAAGAAGCCTTACCGCCAGAAGGGCACCGGCCGCGCCCGTCAGGGTTCGACCCGTGCGCCGCAGTTCGCCGGCGGTGGCGTCGTGCACGGCCCCGTGCCGCGTGACTACTCGCAGCGGACCCCGAAGAAGATGAAGGCCGCCGCTCTGCGTGGCGCCCTCACCGACCGGGCCCGTCACTCCCGCATCCACGTCGTCTCCGGCGTGGTCGAGGGTGCCGCTTCCACCAAGGCCGCCAAGGTTCTGTTCGGCAAGATCTCGGAGCGCAAGAACCTGCTCCTGGTCGTCGACCGTGCCGACGAGGCCGCGTGGCTGTCCGCCCGCAACCTGCCCCAGGTGCACATCCTGGAGCCGGGCCAGCTGAACACGTACGACGTGCTCGTCTCGGACGACGTGGTCTTCACCCAGGCCGCTTTCGAGTCCTTCGTGTCTGGCCCCAAGGCCGCTGAGACCGAAGGGAACGAGGGCTGATGTCTGAGGCCACGATCACCAGCAAGACCTTCACGGACCCGCGCGACCTGCTGATCAAGCCGGTCGTCTCCGAGAAGAGCTACGCGCTGCTGGACGAGAACAAGTACACGTTCATCGTCGCGCCCGGCGCCAACAAGACCCAGATCAAGCAGGCCGTCGAGGCGGTCTTCTCGGTCAAGGTCACCGGGGTCAACACGATCAACCGTCAGGGTAAGCGCAAGCGCACCAAGACCGGTTTCGGCAAGCGCGCCAACACCAAGCGCGCCATCGTGACCCTCGCCGAGGGCGACCGTATCGACATCTTCGGCCAGGCCTCCTAACGGAGCGCCCTGGTCCGAATATCGGACGAGGACTGAGAAATGGGTATCCGCAAGTACAAGCCGACGACTCCGGGCCGTCGTGGCTCCAGCGTCGCCGACTTTGTCGAGATCACGCGGTCCACGCCGGAGAAGTCGCTGGTCCGCCCCCTGCACAGCAAGGGCGGCCGTAACAACGCCGGTCGTGTGACCGTTCGCCACCAGGGTGGCGGACACAAGCGCGCCTACCGTGTGATCGACTTCCGTCGTCACGACAAGGACGGCGTGCCGGCCAAGGTCGCGCACATCGAGTACGACCCCAACCGCACCGCTCGCATCGCCCTCCTGCACTACGCGGACGGCGAGAAGCGCTACATCATCGCTCCGCGCGGCCTGAACCAGGGCGACCGGATCGAGAACGGCCCGACGGCCGACATCAAGCCCGGTAACAACCTGGCGCTCCGCAACATCCCGGTCGGTACCACGATCCACGCGATCGAGCTCCGTCCCGGTGGCGGTGCCAAGTTCGCCCGTTCCGCGGGTGCCTCCGTGCAGCTGCTGGCGAAGGAAGGTGCCATGGCGCACCTCCGTATGCCGTCCGGTGAAATCCGCCTGGTCGACGTGCGCTGCCGCGCCACCGTCGGCGAGGTCGGCAACGCCGAGCAGTCGAACATCAACTGGGGCAAGGCCGGCCGTATGCGCTGGAAGGGCGTTCGCCCGACCGTCCGCGGTGTCGCGATGAACCCGGTTGACCACCCGCACGGTGGTGGTGAGGGCAAGACCTCCGGTGGTCGCCACCCGGTCTCCCCGTGGGGTCAGAAGGAGGGTCGTACTCGCTCGCCGAAGAAGGCTTCGAGCAAGTACATCGTCCGCCGCCGCAAGACGAACAAGAAGCGCTAGGAGCGGGTTTAGATGCCGCGCAGTCTCAAGAAGGGGCCCTTCGTCGACGACCACCTCGTAAAGAAGGTGGACGCCCAGAACGAAGCCGGCACCAAGAACGTCATCAAGACCTGGTCCCGTCGCTCGATGATCATCCCCAGCATGCTGGGTCACACCATCGCGGTGCACAACGGCAAGACCCATGTCCCGGTGTTCGTCACCGAGTCCATGGTCGGCCACAAGCTCGGCGAGTTCTCGCCGACTCGCACCTTCCGCGGCCACGTCAAGGACGACCGGAAGTCGAAGCGCCGCTAATCGCGGGGTGGAACGACTAATGACTTACATCGAAGGGACAACCATGGAAGCCAGGGCCCAGGCGCGGTACATCCGCGTCACGCCCATGAAGGCCCGCCGCGTGGTGGACCTCATCCGTGGCATGGATGCCACGGAGGCTCAGGCGGTCCTGCGTTTCGCCCCGCAGGCCGCGAGCGTGCCGGTTGGCAAGGTGCTGGACAGCGCCATTGCCAACGCCGCGCACAACTACAACCACACGGACGCTTCTTCGCTGTTCATCAGCGAGGCGTTCGTGGACGAGGGCCCGACCCTGAAGCGGTTCCGTCCGCGTGCTCAGGGCCGTGCCTACCGGATCCGCAAGCGGACCAGCCACATCACCGTGGTCGTCAGCAGCAAGGAAGGAACCCGGTAATGGGCCAGAAGGTAAACCCGCACGGGTTCCGGCTCGGCATCACCACGGACTTCAAGTCCCGCTGGTACGCCGACAAGCTGTACAAGGACTACGTCAAGGAAGACGTCGCCATCCGTCGGATGATGACGTCCGGCATGGAGCGCGCCGGCATCTCGAAGGTTGAGATCGAGCGCACCCGTGACCGTGTCCGCGTGGACATCCACACCGCCCGCCCGGGCATCGTCATCGGCCGCCGTGGCGCCGAGGCCGACCGCATCCGCGGCGACCTCGAGAAGCTCACCGGCAAGCAGGTCCAGCTGAACATCCTCGAGGTCAAGAACCCCGAGGTCGACGCTCAGCTCGTGGCCCAGGCCGTTGCCGAGCAGCTGTCCTCCCGCGTCTCCTTCCGTCGGGCCATGCGCAAGAGCATGCAGTCCGCCATGAAGGCCGGCGCCAAGGGCATCAAGATCCAGTGTGGTGGCCGTCTCGGCGGCGCCGAGATGTCCCGCTCGGAGTTCTACCGCGAGGGTCGTGTGCCGCTGCACACGCTGCGCGCGAACGTCGAGTACGGCTTCTTCGAGGCCAAGACCACCTTCGGCCGCATCGGCGTGAAGGTCTGGATCTACAAGGGCGATGTCAAGAACATCGCCGAGGTTCGCGCTGAGAACGCTGCCGCCCGTGCGGGTAACCGCCCGGCCCGTGGTGGCGCCGACCGTCCGGCCGGTGGCCGTGGTGGTCGCGGTGGCGAGCGTGGCGGCCGTGGAGGCCGCAAGCCGCAGCAGGCTGCCGGCGCCGAGGCCCCCAAGGCCGAGGCTCCCGCCGCCGCTCCGGCTGAGAGCACCGGAACGGAGGCCTGACCGACATGCTGATCCCTCGTAGGGTCAAGCACCGCAAGCAGCACCACCCGAAGCGTCGCGGTATGGCGAAGGGTGGCACTGAGGTCGCATTCGGCGAGTACGGCATCCAGGCGCTGACCCCGGCGTACGTGACGAACCGCCAGATCGAGGCGGCTCGTATCGCGATGACCCGCCACATCAAGCGTGGCGGCAAGGTCTGGATCAACATCTACCCGGACCGTCCGCTGACGAAGAAGCCTGCCGAGACCCGCATGGGTTCCGGTAAGGGTTCTCCCGAGTGGTGGATCGCCAACGTGCACCCGGGCCGGGTCATGTTCGAGCTGTCCTACCCGAACGAGAAGATTGCTCGTGAGGCGCTCACCCGCGCTGCTCACAAGCTTCCGATGAAGTGCCGGATCGTGCGGCGCGAGGCAGGTGAGTCGTGATGGCGGCCGGTACCAAGGCATCCGAGCTGCGTGAGCTCGGCAACGAGGAGCTCGTTGCCAAGCTTCGTGAGGCGAAGGAAGAGCTGTTCAAGCTCCGTTTCCAGGCGGCCACCGGCCAGCTGGAGAACAACGGCCGCCTCAAGGCCGTCCGCAAGGACATCGCCCGGATCTACACCCTGATGCACGAGCGCGAGCTCGGCATCGAGACGGTGGAGAGCGCCTGATGAGCGAGAGCAACGTGACTGAGAACAAGACTGACCGCGGCTTCCGCAAGACCCGCGAGGGTCTGGTCGTCAGCGACAAGATGGACAAGACCGTCGTCGTCGCCGTCGAGGACCGTGTCAAGCACGCGCTGTACGGCAAGGTCATCCGCCGTACCAACAAGCTCAAGGCGCACGACGAGCAGAACGCCGCCGGCGTCGGCGACCGCGTCCTCCTGATGGAGACCCGGCCGCTGTCCGCCACCAAGCGGTGGCGCGTCGTCGAGATCCTCGAGAAGGCCAAGTAATTAACCTGAGGGGTTTCCCTCAGGTCAGTTCCGCCAGGCTCGGCCGGGGCCCCACCTCGTAAGAGGAAGGCCCCGGCCGGGAACCGGCAGACAAACAGGAGATAGACGTGATCCAGCAGGAGTCGCGACTGCGTGTCGCCGACAACACTGGTGCCAAGGAGATCCTTTGCATCCGTGTTCTCGGTGGCTCCGGTCGCCGCTACGCGGGCATCGGTGACGTCATCGTCGCCACCGTCAAGGACGCGATCCCCGGCGGCAACGTGAAGAAGGGTGACGTCGTCAAGGCCGTCATCGTTCGCACCGTCAAGGAGCGCCGCCGCCAGGACGGCTCGTACATCCGCTTCGACGAGAACGCCGCTGTCATTCTGAAGAACGACGGCGACCCTCGTGGCACCCGTATCTTCGGCCCGGTCGGCCGTGAGCTGCGCGAGAAGAAGTTCATGAAGATCATCTCGCTCGCGCCGGAGGTGCTGTAAGCATGAAGATCAAGAAGGGCGACCTGGTTCAGGTCATCACCGGTAAGGACAAGGGCAAGCAGGGCAAGGTCATCCAGGCCATCCCCGCTGAGAACCGCGTCCTGGTCGAGGGTGTCAACCGGGTCAAGAAGCACACCAAGGCCGGTCAGACCGCTGGTGGTTCGCAGGCCGGCGGCATCGTGATCACCGAGGCCCCGATCCACGTCAGCAACGTTCAGCTGGTTGTGGAGAAGGACGGCAAGAAGGTCGTCACCCGCGTCGGTTACCGCTTCGACGACGAGGGCAACAAGATCCGCGTTGCCAAGCGCACGGGTGAGGACATCTGATGGCTACCACTCCGCGTCTGAAGACGAAGTACCGCGAGGAGATCGCGGGCAAGCTGCGTGAGGAGTTCTCCTACGAGAACGTCATGCAGGTTCCCGGCCTCGTGAAGATCGTGGTCAACATGGGTGTGGGCGACGCCGCCCGCGACTCCAAGCTGATCGACGGCGCCATTCGCGACCTCACCACGATCACCGGTCAGAAGCCGGCCGTCACCAAGGCCCGCAAGTCCATCGCGCAGTTCAAGCTGCGCGAGGGTCAGCCGATCGGTGCGCACGTCACCCTCCGTGGCGACCGCATGTGGGAGTTC
This window harbors:
- the rpsJ gene encoding 30S ribosomal protein S10, with product MAGQKIRIRLKAYDHEVIDSSAKKIVETVTRTGASVAGPVPLPTEKNVYCVIKSPHKYKDSREHFEMRTHKRLIDILDPTPKTVDSLMRLDLPAGVDIEIKL
- the rplC gene encoding 50S ribosomal protein L3 gives rise to the protein MAKQIKGVLGEKLGMTQVWDENNRVVPVTVVKAGPCVVTQVRTNDIDGYESVQIAFGEIDPRKVNKPLKGHFAKADVTPRRHLVELRTSDASEYTLGQEITAEVFESGVKVDVTGKSKGKGFAGVMKRHNFRGLGAGHGTQRKHRSPGSIGGCATPGRVFKGLRMAGRMGNERVTTQNLTVHAVDAEKGLLLIKGAVPGPNGGLVLVRTAAKGA
- the rplD gene encoding 50S ribosomal protein L4, with translation MSTIDILSPAGDKTGTVELPAEIFDAKVSVPLIHQVVVAQLAAARQGTHKTKTRGEVRGGGKKPYRQKGTGRARQGSTRAPQFAGGGVVHGPVPRDYSQRTPKKMKAAALRGALTDRARHSRIHVVSGVVEGAASTKAAKVLFGKISERKNLLLVVDRADEAAWLSARNLPQVHILEPGQLNTYDVLVSDDVVFTQAAFESFVSGPKAAETEGNEG
- the rplW gene encoding 50S ribosomal protein L23 — encoded protein: MSEATITSKTFTDPRDLLIKPVVSEKSYALLDENKYTFIVAPGANKTQIKQAVEAVFSVKVTGVNTINRQGKRKRTKTGFGKRANTKRAIVTLAEGDRIDIFGQAS
- the rplB gene encoding 50S ribosomal protein L2, giving the protein MGIRKYKPTTPGRRGSSVADFVEITRSTPEKSLVRPLHSKGGRNNAGRVTVRHQGGGHKRAYRVIDFRRHDKDGVPAKVAHIEYDPNRTARIALLHYADGEKRYIIAPRGLNQGDRIENGPTADIKPGNNLALRNIPVGTTIHAIELRPGGGAKFARSAGASVQLLAKEGAMAHLRMPSGEIRLVDVRCRATVGEVGNAEQSNINWGKAGRMRWKGVRPTVRGVAMNPVDHPHGGGEGKTSGGRHPVSPWGQKEGRTRSPKKASSKYIVRRRKTNKKR
- the rpsS gene encoding 30S ribosomal protein S19 produces the protein MPRSLKKGPFVDDHLVKKVDAQNEAGTKNVIKTWSRRSMIIPSMLGHTIAVHNGKTHVPVFVTESMVGHKLGEFSPTRTFRGHVKDDRKSKRR
- the rplV gene encoding 50S ribosomal protein L22, with translation MEARAQARYIRVTPMKARRVVDLIRGMDATEAQAVLRFAPQAASVPVGKVLDSAIANAAHNYNHTDASSLFISEAFVDEGPTLKRFRPRAQGRAYRIRKRTSHITVVVSSKEGTR
- the rpsC gene encoding 30S ribosomal protein S3, with product MGQKVNPHGFRLGITTDFKSRWYADKLYKDYVKEDVAIRRMMTSGMERAGISKVEIERTRDRVRVDIHTARPGIVIGRRGAEADRIRGDLEKLTGKQVQLNILEVKNPEVDAQLVAQAVAEQLSSRVSFRRAMRKSMQSAMKAGAKGIKIQCGGRLGGAEMSRSEFYREGRVPLHTLRANVEYGFFEAKTTFGRIGVKVWIYKGDVKNIAEVRAENAAARAGNRPARGGADRPAGGRGGRGGERGGRGGRKPQQAAGAEAPKAEAPAAAPAESTGTEA
- the rplP gene encoding 50S ribosomal protein L16; its protein translation is MLIPRRVKHRKQHHPKRRGMAKGGTEVAFGEYGIQALTPAYVTNRQIEAARIAMTRHIKRGGKVWINIYPDRPLTKKPAETRMGSGKGSPEWWIANVHPGRVMFELSYPNEKIAREALTRAAHKLPMKCRIVRREAGES
- the rpmC gene encoding 50S ribosomal protein L29 yields the protein MAAGTKASELRELGNEELVAKLREAKEELFKLRFQAATGQLENNGRLKAVRKDIARIYTLMHERELGIETVESA
- the rpsQ gene encoding 30S ribosomal protein S17 is translated as MSESNVTENKTDRGFRKTREGLVVSDKMDKTVVVAVEDRVKHALYGKVIRRTNKLKAHDEQNAAGVGDRVLLMETRPLSATKRWRVVEILEKAK
- the rplN gene encoding 50S ribosomal protein L14, with amino-acid sequence MIQQESRLRVADNTGAKEILCIRVLGGSGRRYAGIGDVIVATVKDAIPGGNVKKGDVVKAVIVRTVKERRRQDGSYIRFDENAAVILKNDGDPRGTRIFGPVGRELREKKFMKIISLAPEVL
- the rplX gene encoding 50S ribosomal protein L24, which gives rise to MKIKKGDLVQVITGKDKGKQGKVIQAIPAENRVLVEGVNRVKKHTKAGQTAGGSQAGGIVITEAPIHVSNVQLVVEKDGKKVVTRVGYRFDDEGNKIRVAKRTGEDI
- the rplE gene encoding 50S ribosomal protein L5, yielding MATTPRLKTKYREEIAGKLREEFSYENVMQVPGLVKIVVNMGVGDAARDSKLIDGAIRDLTTITGQKPAVTKARKSIAQFKLREGQPIGAHVTLRGDRMWEFLDRTLSLALPRIRDFRGLSPKQFDGRGNYTFGLTEQVMFHEIDQDKIDRVRGMDITVVTTATNDDEGRALLRHLGFPFKEA